The following are encoded together in the Chaetodon auriga isolate fChaAug3 chromosome 4, fChaAug3.hap1, whole genome shotgun sequence genome:
- the LOC143319032 gene encoding B-cell receptor CD22-like produces the protein MRGAAMSLTTAAGGFLVLLLTGTVVQGHSGWEVRCTPPQIYASRGSTVQIRCTYRHPPTVNTVLKKFWFISIDNDYVDLKTEPEYLGRVKYDCHQKSCTLTITDLKDSDSAEYKFRFTTDQPDGKYTGDPGVTLTVADLQVQVVSFQVHKFSNWVQMTCHSSYRLPGHLHYAWYKNGRKIRGQTSDSYSVNVASADNYSCAVDGYEASRSPPVYAPQSLSVSVSPSGEIVEGNSVTLNCSSDANPAASYTWYKENINVKALIKAAQLVFGSIQSSDSGEYYCAAENKLGRTSQHISIDVKYPPKLPSVSVSPLGEIMEGSSVTLNCSSDANPAATYTWYNKSLKMHQGPEGSYHFTSISSKDRGNYYCMSGNNYGNINSSLLFVDVQCGSPNF, from the exons atgagaggagCAGCTATGAGTTTAACTACAGCAGCTGGTGGGTTCCTGGTTCTTCTCCTCACTGGAACAG TGGTACAGGGCCACAGTGGTTGGGAAGTGAGGTGCACTCCTCCTCAGATCTATGCCTCAAGAGGATCAACAGTACAAATACGCTGCACCTACAGACACCCACCTACAGTTAACACAGTTCTGAAAAAATTCTGGTTTATAAGTATAGATAATGATTATGTGGATCTGAAAACAGAGCCAGAATATTTAGGACGTGTGAAGTATGACTGTCATCAGAAAAGCTGCACTCTGACAATCACAGACCTGAAAGACAGCGACTCAGCTGAGTACAAGTTCAGATTCACAACAGACCAACCAGATGGGAAATATACTGGTGACCCTGGAGTCACTTTGACCGTCGCAG ATCTGCAGGTGCAGGTGGTCAGCTTTCAGGTCCACAAGTTTTCTAACTGGGTACAGATGACGTGTCACAGCAGTTACCGCCTGCCTGGTCATCTTCACTACGCCTGGTACAAGAATGGAAGGAAAATTCGGGGGCAGACATCTGACTCGTATTCAGTCAATGTCGCCAGTGCAGACAACTATTCCTGTGCTGTAGATGGATATGAGGcctctcgctctcctccagTGT aTGCgccacagtctctctctgtgtcagtgagtcCCTCTGGTGAGATCGTGGAGGGAAATTCAGTGACTctgaactgtagcagtgatgctAACCCAGCAGCTAGTTATACCTGGTACAAGGAGAATATAAACGTCAAAGCTCTCATTAAAGCAGCACAGCTTGTCTTCGGGTCCATCCAGTCCTCTGACTCTGGAGAGTATTACTGTGCAGCTGAGAACAAGCTGGGACGAACATCTCAACACATCTCTattgatgtgaaat ATCCCCCAAAgcttccctctgtgtcagtgagtcCCCTTGGTGAGATCATGGAGGGCAGTTCAGTGACTctgaactgtagcagtgatgctAACCCAGCAGCTACTTACACCTGGTACAACAAGAGCCTAAAGATGCATCAAGGTCCAGAAGGAAGTTACCACTtcacctccatcagctccaAGGACAGAGGGAACTACTACTGCATGTCTGGGAACAATTATGGAAACATAAACTCTTCACTTCTTTTTGTAGATGTTCAATGTGGGTCACCAAACTTCTAG